One window of the Leptospira koniambonensis genome contains the following:
- a CDS encoding DUF819 family protein — MSEVFHWIISVLFLGFILGFPWLAGSLSGKHKWLGFLGPVVLCYASGIILGNLIPSEFLPKKIAETISEISIPIAIPLLLASSDFLRGIKEARLALFSFFLSCIAVAISSVSVGFFLSYLHPESSKIGGMLAGLYTGGTPNSNAIGLALDTGKATIALVNTVDLLIGGTYLLFLLSFSKKVYSIFLKPELASGVEGEVSLEIQVSPKNPVLRLLIGIILSVLGLVASLGISNVILGTASAPLILLGITTWGIGISFSKKVRSLNTYPMGYYFILIFSVAIGFLADFGSLVKGASGVLLIVLATMSIAILLHLLFGILFRIPVDTWIITSVSSIYGPAFVPSVAAAIGNRGVLILGILTGLVGYAVGNYLGLAVYWFLAR, encoded by the coding sequence ATGTCTGAAGTATTCCATTGGATAATCTCTGTTTTATTTTTAGGATTTATTCTCGGATTCCCATGGCTTGCGGGAAGTCTTTCTGGAAAACATAAGTGGTTGGGATTTTTAGGTCCGGTCGTTCTATGCTACGCGTCCGGAATTATATTGGGTAATTTGATCCCAAGTGAGTTTTTACCTAAAAAGATCGCAGAAACAATTTCCGAAATTTCTATCCCGATAGCAATCCCGCTCTTACTTGCTTCTTCTGATTTTTTGAGAGGTATCAAAGAGGCGAGACTTGCATTATTCTCCTTCTTCTTATCCTGTATTGCGGTCGCAATCTCTTCTGTTTCCGTAGGATTTTTCTTAAGCTACTTACATCCGGAATCTTCTAAAATAGGTGGTATGCTTGCCGGTTTGTATACAGGAGGAACTCCAAATTCAAACGCGATCGGTTTGGCTCTGGATACAGGCAAGGCTACGATTGCACTCGTAAATACAGTGGATCTTTTGATAGGAGGAACATATCTTTTATTCCTTCTTAGTTTTTCCAAAAAAGTATATTCAATTTTCTTAAAGCCGGAGTTGGCAAGCGGAGTAGAAGGAGAGGTTTCTTTGGAAATTCAGGTTTCTCCTAAAAATCCTGTTTTACGTTTGTTGATAGGAATTATTCTCTCTGTTTTGGGACTTGTAGCTTCTCTTGGGATCTCTAATGTAATTTTAGGAACTGCTTCTGCTCCTCTGATCCTTTTAGGGATCACCACCTGGGGAATCGGGATCTCGTTTTCTAAAAAAGTGAGAAGTCTGAATACTTATCCTATGGGATATTATTTTATTCTAATATTCTCCGTTGCCATTGGATTTTTGGCAGATTTTGGAAGTTTGGTAAAGGGTGCATCCGGTGTTCTTTTGATAGTTCTTGCTACAATGTCGATTGCCATCCTTCTTCATTTACTTTTCGGGATTTTATTTAGGATCCCGGTGGATACTTGGATCATCACTTCCGTTTCTAGCATTTATGGCCCTGCGTTTGTTCCTTCCGTTGCGGCAGCAATTGGTAATAGAGGTGTATTAATTTTGGGGATTTTGACTGGGCTGGTTGGTTATGCAGTTGGGAATTATTTAGGCCTGGCTGTGTATTGGTTTTTGG